The genomic stretch TGCCAGCAATACTATTACCGTATATGACTTTTGCTTTAGTTGCCATGATCTGGTTCTTTATCAGTTACACCAACCTGTTTGCCAAACATATTCAGTACCGCATTCACTTTGTCCAGCTGTACTGTCGTTTTTCCTCTTTCCAGCTCACGTAAAAAT from Filimonas effusa encodes the following:
- a CDS encoding type II toxin-antitoxin system Y4mF family antitoxin, whose amino-acid sequence is MNSIIHFIKESRKKHRLTQEDLAFKAGVGLRFLRELERGKTTVQLDKVNAVLNMFGKQVGVTDKEPDHGN